The Streptococcus sp. DTU_2020_1001019_1_SI_AUS_MUR_006 sequence TAGAACCACCACCCGAGCGACCAGCTGTTAGGATCGCTAGGAAAAAGCGACCATAGTTAATTCCACTATTTTTATAGAAGCTCCTATCTTCTGTCGCAACAACAGCATTCTGCAAGTCTTCACTAATTTCCGAGAGCTCAACATAGGTTCCTTTTTGGCCTGACAAGGCACCAGCCTCATTCTCTTCTCTATCAAAAATCACCGTTCTTGTTTTCAAAGCATTCTGCAAGTCTGTAACATTTGTCGATTTAGCCAAGGCAAATAGATAGACCCCAACAAACAAGCTTGCACTTAGTCCAAGAATTAGAAAGATTTTGGTCAGATGATAGCGACGCCAAAATTTTCGAATAGGTCCGACTTGCCCAACTTTCTTTCGCCCACCTCTTGACCGTCTTAAATTAGTCGAGGTATTTTCTTCATTATTAGCTTCGTCGATTTCTATTTCTTCCATTTCAGCTTCTTCTTTTTTAAATAAAGAAAGAAACTTTTCAAATAATGTATCTAATTTCATGCGTTTATTTTATCATCTTCCCCATAGGAAGACAAGAATTTAGCTAGATTCTCTATCCAAATAATCTATTTTTTGTTACAATATCTGTATGAAATTTACCTTTTTTATCCCTGATTCTCTTCCTGAAATGACTGTCAAAGTCTTCTTGGAGGAGCAACTACTCATTCCGAGAAAAATACGGCATTTCTTGAGAATTAAAAAGCACATTCTCATCAATCAAGAAGAAGTCCACTGGCATCAAACTGTCAAATCCGGAGATGAATGTCAACTGATTTTCGACGAGGAGGCTTATCCTACAAAAGAAATTGTTTGGGGAAATCCTAATCTTGTCCAAGAAGTCTACCAAGACCAACATTTGATCATCGTGAACAAACCAGAAGGTATGAAAACTCACGGGAATCAACCAGAAGAAATTGCACTTCTCAATCATGTCAGCGCCTATGTAGGCCAGACTTGCTATGTTGTCCATCGCCTAGATAAGGAAACGAGTGGCCTCGTACTATTTGCTAAAAATCCATTTATACTGCCCATCCTCAATCGATTATTGGAGAAAAAAGAAATCTCCCGCGAATACTGGGCTCTGGTTGAGGGAAAAATAGGAGTTAAAGAGCTCGTCTTTCGAGATAAAATCGGTCGCGATCGTCACGATCGTAGAAAAAGAGTTGTGGATCAAAAAAATGGTCAATACGCCGAAACCCAA is a genomic window containing:
- a CDS encoding RluA family pseudouridine synthase — its product is MKFTFFIPDSLPEMTVKVFLEEQLLIPRKIRHFLRIKKHILINQEEVHWHQTVKSGDECQLIFDEEAYPTKEIVWGNPNLVQEVYQDQHLIIVNKPEGMKTHGNQPEEIALLNHVSAYVGQTCYVVHRLDKETSGLVLFAKNPFILPILNRLLEKKEISREYWALVEGKIGVKELVFRDKIGRDRHDRRKRVVDQKNGQYAETQVTRLKQFQNKTSLVRCRLKTGRTHQIRVHLSHHGHPILGDPLYNPHSKSSRLMLHAFKLSFVHPLTLNKLSFTALSDTFERELNQNG